TAATGGATACTCTTCCAAAATGCGAAGCAAACTTCACCGCACTGACCCCTCTAACTTTCTTGACGAGGGCAGCTGCATGCTATGCCAACAGACCCTCCATCATCCATGAAGGAACCCGTTTCACATGGTCACAAACCTACCACCGCTGCCGCCGCCTCGCTTCCTCCCTGCGTGCCCTCAATATCGCTAACAAGGACGTCGTAAGTCTCACAACTTGCATTGTGTTACTTGATTATAATGATTgctcattaattatttaataggAAGTTAGAAGTAGTACTCCCTTAGTACTCCCTTGTTTTAGTTAGCCATATATATAATTGCTATTAGGATTGTAATGAGTGTGATTCTTCATTAATGCAAGTTTATCACTTACTTTCATCTCAGTTTCTCTGGTTATGTGTTTTTCTCCACTCACACACCAAATTTTCACATGGTGCGGTGAGCGCGGAGAATACTAATAGCAATTATATATATGGCTAACTAAAGCAAGGGAGTACTAAGGGAGTACTACTTCTAACTTcctattaaataattaatgagcAATCATTATAATCAAGTAACACATTGCTTGCTTCTAGATACATTCAATTTTCAATGTAATTCACATACTAATTGAACATACAGGTCTCAGTGCTGGCACCTAACATCCCAGCAATGTACGAGATGCATTTCGCAGTTCCCATGGCGGGAGCAGTGCTCAACACCATCAACACTCGTCTTGACGCCAAGAACATAGCCGCCATTCTCAAGCACTCGGAAGCCAAAGTCTTCTTCGTGGACTACGAGCTTGTCCCCAAGGCGCGGGACGCCCTGAGATTACTCGTAGGACAAACCGAACCAACACAATACGCATGTCTTCCTCTAGTCATCGTCATAGACGACATAAATTCCCCCACGGGGATCCGCCTGGGCGAGCTGGAATACGAGCAAATGGTTCGGCAAGGCGATCCAAACTTTGTGGTGGATGAAATCCATGATGAATGGTCTCCAATCTCGTTGAATTACACATCGGGAACAACCTCAGAGCCCAAAGGAGTTGTGTACAGCCACAGGGGTGCGTATCTGAGCACCCTGAGTTTGATTCTGGGTTGGGAAATGGGTAGTGAGCCAGTTTACCTCTGGACTCTGCCTATGTTCCATTGTAATGGGTGGACCTTCACATGGGGAGTGGCAGCACGTGGGGGAACTAATGTTTGTCTTAGAAACACTGTGGCATCTGACATATACACAAACATTGTTCTCCACAACGTCACACACATGTGTTGCGCTCCAATTGTCTTTAACATCCTCCTCGAGGCCAAGCCCAGCGAGCGCCTCCACTTCAAGTCCAAGGTGGAGATATTAACCGGCGGCGCGCCCCCGCCGGCTTCCCTTCTTGAAAAAGTGGAGTCCCTTGGGTTCCATGTGACACATGCCTACGGCCTGACGGAGGCGACAGGGCCCGCTTTAGTGTGCGAGTGGCAGAAAAGATGGAACCAGCTTCCAGTACAACAGCAGGCGGAGCTAAAGGCAAGACAGGGCGTCAGCGTGGTCACAATGGCTGACGTGGACGTCAAGAATCTAGAAACAATGGAGAGCGTGCCGCGTGACGGGAAAAGAATGGGGGAGATTATGCTTAGGGGAAGTGGCATAATGATGGGATACTTTAAGGACGCTAAAGCAACCTCAAAAGCTTTCGAGAATGGTTGGTTCAGAACCGGAGATGTGGGTGTAATTCACCCTGATGGCTACTTGGAAATCAAGGATAGGTCAAAGGATGTGATTATCTCGGGAGGCGAGAATATAAGCAGTGTGGAAGTTGAGAAGGTTCTGTACGGACACCCGAGGGTGCTGGAGGCTGCGGTGGTGGCAATGCCGCACCCGAGGTGGGGTGAGAGTCCTTGTGCCTTTGTTTCACTCAAGAAGAATCCTTCTGGGAAAAAAGATCATGTCACTCAGGCTGAGGTAATTGCTTACTGTAGGAAGAATTTGCCGCATTTTATGGTTCCTAAGGTGGTTAAGTTCTTGGACGAGTTGCCCAAGACGGCCACCGGCAAGTTTCAGAAGGTTCAGTTGAGGGCCATGGCCAAACAGTTTGTGGTGCCGCCGGAGAATGAGCAGCAGCAGAACAAGCCCAAGAAGTCAACGAGTCAGgtcaataacaacaataataataataataacattgaGCAGGTTTTAGCTGTTTCTCGTCTTTGAATTTGGGAAATTTTAAGAGTTACTGTATGTATAACCGAGAAATATTGGGCCATTTTGCATGTATTATAATGttttttaagaatttcagatgttttgtttttctcaagTTTCTCTCCAACTACCCACATCCTGTTGTGTAGCTGAATGACAAATTAGAAATAACTTCTTTGCCATCTTCGTTTTCTTCCAACTCTCTTAGCTTCTATCCTTTTCTCTTGGTTGTAATTGCCGTAGATGTGATTTTATTTGACCACTGGAGattcttttttttagatttacaCCCAACATTACTCTTTAGGAAGAAGaaacacatttttttatttttaatattggattAACAATGGTGTTTTTCTAAAATGTGATCTAATGTGGTATTTTTCTAAAATGTGAGATGATTTAATGTACGGAgtacaaatcggaccgtccaatTTTTAAGAGGCCGTCCAATTTCTGTATTCGGActgtccgatttgtgtactccaactttttaaaattttttcaacacAAATCGGATCCACCGATTTGTGTACTCCCATAGTattgaaaaacataaaaaatcacCATGTTAAAATATAACACCCATTTTACTaccatatcaaaattttttagccGAAGAAACACTGCTGGTGAGTAAGGTTGCCTTTGGCTCTGATATCAAAACAAGGCAGGACAATAAGAATATGACAAAAAACTAAAGATACAAAAACACTATTTTTGTGATCTATTTGGCAACTTGTTacatataagataaaataaattataaaatgttaatttattctatttttttcacacaaaatttaagaaaaaaaatataatgataaagaatataacaataaaaaattaataaaaataataaaaaaataaaaatatgttatattttttattaggtttattatattttttttgtaaaaaatataaaatactaatttaatattttaaaatataatatctatattcatattttatttgttaaatatattttatatttttatatttctatctCAAACTTAGAAACAAACTCAATTTAAGgttcaaaacaagaaaatgacCGTTTAACATTATATAAGCTAAGGCACATTGCTCTTGGGGAGTATATGTAtcactatttttattttgtaaagtatGCTTCTTATCTCGTATAATTTTATGAGCACTAAGTTTGTATTTGTTTTTTGAGATTAAACCTGAGATTGAGAAATTGAGATTGAGTATTGtatttagtaattatttttgtgtaaATAATTGATGTTAAGATATAGCTCGTTTTTCTAGTgtttgagtttattttttttttggacaaaaaggATAATATGTCAGTTTACTCTAAGAACGACAGTAGTGGGCTACTCTAAGGATAGTAGTAATAGACATCTGCAAAAATATTCTAACGctcaaataagaaaataatgtgagtttttttagaaaaaatatggaATGAATCGTGATTTAATGAGTCACTCGTATATATTGAGttgttttttaatttgagaCGGTTATTCGTATCTTTTGCTTGTTATTTGGAGTCTTTTTGCAACCGGTGTATCTTAGTGGTTCGGTTGGAGACATTTTCGAAAAGATTGTTGGATTTGGTGGTTTCCGATTCCAAGTTTGTTAATTTGTGTTTAGGCCGATTTATTAGTAACGGATgagtaattaaaaattagaactaaaattttaattttaagacacaaaattttaaacTCTTCAATACCTTTAAAAAGTTATAACACAGAGACTAAAATTCttagaaatgaaaattaaaacttttataataattttatttaaaaatatttttatttaattttattcaatttcaatctctTAATTTTTATCTCTCAATTTCAATCTTTCTTCCAAAAGCAGACTAAATAAACAATTCATGCCACGGGGGACCTTATACAGTCATACCTATATGCTGATCTCTTTTCATTTtcagaaacaaaattatatatttttagttttgcaTCAAGTCATAGTTAAACTTTTTTGACCTGTGTTTGTTGGTGAGATTTTTTTTCATGAGTGTACGAATTAGTTTCTTTTATAAGTCCATGAGGATTTATGTGGACCTCGTTTCTTATTatgatattataatatttattacttTAAATGTACagtataacataatttttttctctttagtaaaaattcttttaattaccAATCGAtcataatttaaataacataatttttttatatttatttaaaaaattacagatttaaatctctctattttttgatgaaaaaaaatcCTTTTAATTTCTGAATATTCAATAATGCTAAGAGTTGTACTTACATCATCAACTTTCCTAACTTGTTGAAAACACAATTGATAAAGACTAAAGAGGTCTCAACtagtaaattaaataagaaatcACTATCGAAGGTGAAACACatcttaattctttttttttccaaagataataggttatatttcattaattattaaaaaatgaaatacaaaGATGTCCAAAAGCAGAACGGCATAATAAAAGGTGGGGATTTCTCAAAAACACTACACTGAAGGTATTCATCCAACGGTGCGTGgtcaaaaaacaaagaaaaatcttaaagaagaaataatgataaatcaaattgaatgcaCTTAAGAGCTTGTCTCATGGAGATGACGACCTAAACTGGGATTTCACATCTTAATTCAAAAGTACAAAACAACCCATTTATATAAGTtgtcatgtatatatataattttcatttCAATTCCGGTAAAAAATCAAGAGGGGTTCAACAAAtttctgttaattttttaataggtTGAACCTCGAAActcattttaataaaaataagttaatatacatgaatgtttcttctgctaagtatcagaatgtttattttttatactaaatagatgtttttatatatttttcaattttttttgtattacaaatgtgaatatctctattttttaagaatttcataattttttttaaattttatagatatctaattatttttggcaaaatataactggatatttcttttgttaagtattaggatgtttttttcatattaaatgaatatttttttatatttttgtaattgttcgAGAACAATTCGTGCTTCACCACTCTGTAAACAATTCCTGAAGTTGAACCAAGTGTAAGGCAGAGACCGATTTTAAAGGCATTCATAAAACAATCAACAGGATCTAGAGATAGCAAGCTTCTGACATTTATTGGAGATTATTACCTTGATATTCACTAGACAGTTTTAGAATTCTTACACCAAAGTTTGTAGGTGCGAAGGAGATCAAAGATCTACGACCTATTAGTATGGTGGGATGTGTTTACAAGGTTATCTCGAAGGTGCTAGTTAGGAGGATGAGGGCAGTGATGCCGGGCTTAATAAAGGAGACTCAGAGTGCATTTGTTAAGGAAAGGAAAATACATGATGGGGCACTTATTGCGTGTGAAACAGTAAACtggatgaaattgaagaaaaaagaggCAGCAATAATAAAGCTAGATTTTCAGAAAGCATACGATAGAGTCAAATGGAGTTTTGTGGACACTGTATTACAAAAGATGGGTTTTGGGCATAAATGGAGAGTGTGAGTTATGGAGTGTGTGAAAACTGCATCTATATCACTGCTGATAAATGGGTCGTCATCTAAGCCATTTAAGATGGAAAGAGGTTTGAGGCAAGGTGACCCGCTTTCTCTCTTCTTATTTGTTCTGGTTGTTGATGTGCTACATCGAATGATTGGAGAGGCAATCAGGAATGGACGTATCTTACTGCTGTTGGTTGGAAGAGATAGTATAGAACTGTCACACTTGCATTTTGCTGATGATACTATCCTATTCTGTCCACCTGTAGAGGAGATTATCAAGAACTACAAGCGACTTTTGCGATGTTTTGAGTTGATGTCAGGGTTCAGGATTAATTTTGACAAGTCTAGTTTGATTCCAATTAATTGTGAAGAGCAGTGGGTACAACGTATGTGCAACTTGCTGGGTTGTACCTTGGGATCTCTTTAGGAGCAAATCCGAGGTTGGTGAATACCTGGAAGCCTATACTAGACAAAGTGGAGGAAAAACTCAGCCTCTGAAAAGCTAAGGTGCCGAACAAAGCTGTGAAGGTAATACTCATTAAATTAGTCTTAAATAGTCTGCCAGTATATTATTTGAGCTTGTTCAAAATGCCTAAGGCTGTTGTGGAGAAACTGATCTCATTGCAAAGGAGATTCCTGTGGAGCAAGGAGGATGGTAAAAATGGTATAGCATTAGTAAGATGGGAACTGGTGCAGGATCCTAAGAAATTAGGAGGGTTGGGAGTGGGAAATGCTATGATCCGTAACACAGCACTATTGTTCAAGTGGTGGTGGCAGTTCGCAAAGGAAGAGTGCCCTTTGTGGAAGAAGGTTGTCTGCTCGTGTAATAGTCTGAATCCAAATGAGCTCCTGTCAGCTCAAGTGCTACCTACTAGAGGAGGTCCATGGAAGGATATTTGTCAGGTACAAATCTCGGATCAATGTATAAGGGATAAGATGGTTACAGGCTTGAGTATGGAGATTGGTTATGGGTGACGGACACGGTTTTAGGAGGACGTCTAGTTACTTTGTGGATCTCTGAAGGATAAGTTTCTAAGGCTTTTCTCTGTTTCAAACCAATGTGGATCTGTTATTGGGGATTGCGAATTTCGGGATGGGCTAAAGTGGATTTGGAACTTCCAATGGAGGCGAGAGCTTTTCCACTTGGAGTTGGAACTACATGAGGCGTTAAGACCTGTGAAACTAGTACATAACCGAGAGGCCAGGATAGAGTGGTATGAAAATATGATAGGCAATGtgttttttcaactaactcatttgtgcaggtGCTACAGGAAGAAATGCTTCCAGAGGAGGTGACCAGTTACAGCTTCACGAAGACAATTTGGAAAGGATTGGTTCCACCAAGAGTTGAGCGGTTCGTTTGGTTTGTTGTGATCGGCAGGGTGAATACAAAGGAGAGGCTAAGCCGGTTTGGGATTGTCAGCACGGATAATAGTGTTTGTGTTTTATGTAATAACGAAACGGAATCTGTACATCACCTGTTTCTAGGCTGTGCTTTTGCTTAGCAGGTATGGAGTGCTTGGATAGCAGGGCTTCGCCATCAATGGTCTTATCCGGGATCCATGAAATAGCATTTTCTAAGTTGGACAGAGGAACCGAGGAGTCCGGAGGATCGAAAGCAGCGGCTAAGCTACTTTTGTGCCATCGTGTGGAATATTTGGTTGGAAAGGAACATGAGAATCTTCCAGAATAAAAGCAAAGGTGTTGATGAGGTCATCCACATGACCATGACTAGCGTTAATGAGTGGACAGGTGTTAATCCCCTTTGTTGTTGATGGCAATACCGAAGATGACGTGGGGACTTATCTTTGTTTGTAGTGTTTTTATGTAGTTAAGTAGGGTGTAGTGTTTATCTAGTACTGTTTACTCTACAATATTGTGTTGAGATTTTActttcaaaaacaaaagaattctTACAATCAAAATCCAACATAGCGTTGGATATATTATATTGAATTTCATGATCTCAaatcttcattcacttgaaacTATGGTAGATTATTTCGGCCGCTTGAAACCTTCACTCGCCATGGAGGAGTCAGTGCCTTTATTATGAAGTCTTTCATATTCCAACCTATCTGCAATGATGTATCTTCTAGCTAATTTCAAGCAAACAATTTGTGCAAATATCAGAATTATGAAAAGGATCCAACTGAATTGTAAATTGGCTAATGCTTTTGCGCGAAAATCAGTCTCTTTAGTGCCACAAGTAACTGCTCCTAGCATATGATTTTCATTGGCCATTGGCAAATTCATTACACATCCTTTAAGAACAAGTCCAAAAACCCACAGATTAAACCCCATGATTATAAACCGCTAGTGGCTCGCAGGGGAGTAGAACCGCGCTGGAGCAGTGGAGAAAACTGGAACTCCGATTTTTCGCGGTGAGGATGAGATGACTTGGATTGAGCGTCTGGAGCAGTTCTTGCTCAGAGCAGTGCCAGAAGAGGAGTGGGTCGCGGTGGCGATGTTTGCCATGGAAGGCCGCGCGTTCACATAGTTCCGACGATGGGAATTGACCGCGTCGACGCTGCAGTGGCAGTCTCTTCACGTGGCATTATTGCGTCACTTCCAGTCTGAGAAATTGCAGAGTCTTGAGTGAGGACAGAGGCGGAGAGGGCCTGACGGTAAGAGAGAGAGGTCTatgtgtgtgattgttggaggtggATAAGTTAatgtaagaaaaaagaaaaatttttttatagattttaattagatttatttgatcaattttaaattttttaaattttaaattaaaaaattaaaattaattattaatataattataattaattaaattattccaTTCTTGATTAATTAAAAGTTAGTTCATATACTTTTCCTTCTCATTTAATGGCCTTTCCACTTACTATACATTCGATATCTCAACAAAGACAATAATATAGTTATATTTGTGCATAGTCTAAAGTGGTGATCATATTCTATATTTCTATATATGGTTTGATTGCATTTGTTAAGCTTTAGTTtcattgtatatatattatacttTGAATGTTATATAAATCCTACTTTGAGTCATTTtgtaagattttgaatttacaACAACATATATTTAAGATTCTCTTATGTAATTTAAGTCACCCTTGTGGATATCGAGTGATTTGAGAAAATTGCACACTGCTTCTTAATTAAACTATAGAATATGTATACCTTATTCCTTGACCTAGAAAATATGCAAATTAAcctctaatattttaatattgtacttttcataataattatctttttcatttttgaaatTATCCAAATAATGGAATGAAACGTTATTCTATTTCATCGGCAAAACTTACTAACAAGACAACAATAGAATAGAGAATAACACTTTGTCATTTCACTTTGTTTCTTTGTACTCCATTACTTGTCAGCAATTCAAACTTGGCAGTAGGAACCTAACAGAGTTAGGATATGCACCAAATATAGTGTCATTTTACGGCATTCGCAGGCAAATTGTTTCAATTATTCTTTAAACCCAGAcatgaaagaaaatattaaacacTATCTTAATGAGATGTGACTGAACATTAATTTTGAGATAAACATATATGGAAAGTGATATATACAGACATTAATGTGTGTAAAGTTTTATCTACAATTCAATGTATATAATATTGTTCTGCATATAATATTGCTCTTAAGTTCATCAAATAATAAAGGTTAGGTgatattgattaaattaaacCAACCAAAATTGTCTAATGCCATGGAAATCAAACTTGTTTTTTAAGTAAAGAGACATGCTTCATGCCACATGCCAGAAAGCTGGTTCATTTAAAGACAAAGCTATTTGCTTTTAAAATCGTATTACGAACATGGGGTTCATATAAATCATATGTGGTTCAAACTTCAAATTAAAGTTAGACAGAAGTGGAAATGATTAATCCtgcctctttttctttcatataaTTGTACGGTATAAGTTATTAGGccatacttttttgtttttttgtttttttttttttaacttcaaCTTGGTTACTAAAAAACGAACTAATACAAACTTAATTATAGCTACATTCAAGTATatgtaacttttaaaaaatatttaacatagATTATTAATCAAGCTCACATTAAAcctattttcttaattaataaaaaattatacaattttAGAAAACATTAAACCACAAGGTTACAAACACATAGATTAGGCCATACTTTCAAAGATGTTTTTTTTGGTCGGTTCAAAGATGTTAGATAATGCAAATTCTTCATCACTGGCTGCCTTGTATGCTGGGCCCAAATCTTTTCTGATAAGATCGTAAGAGTGCTGTACAATAATGATCAAAATAAAAACCGATCAATTCGGCTATATTATAGAAGATATATATTTGGATACGGACTCAACTTGAATTGGTCAAGTGGTCAACTCACTTTGGTTATGCAAGTATCGAGAATTCGAATCTCGTCTTGCATATGCAGTAACAAATTAATAACTCGTGatgtttgaaaagaaattaaaaaataaataatttcttcAAAAAACTGCAAATAGTGACAGGACAAGAAAATTGAAGCCAGGTGAAGAAAGTGTGTGATACTGTGATATAAAAGAAAGAGCTGGGTAAAGTTAATAAATGATGATTTTGGAGTAATTCTTGtttgtctatatatatatactattaaGTATTAACCCTCCTTTCCATTATCTTAGAAATGGGAATCTTCCAAGGTCCAAACACACccaaaaaatgaacaaaatatcTTCCTGGCTTCATCCCCACATTCCAGAAGCACCATTATCTAACATGACAATGGTTTAGGAACATGTGCCTTGATTCTGGTTGGTGGAATAATGTCCTTGTAAAGATATGATGATGTCTTCAAGGTTGAAGCCAAATAAGAGGAGACCAGCCTTTGAGCACtcttatatatgtatgtatatatgataTTTTAGGCAGGTCCTTGTGATAATTACAGTTGATAAAGCtggaaaaatgagaataaaaaaaacttcTGAGCAAACTTGTTAAAGGAACTACATTCACAAGGTTCATATATATCATAACCACTTAgcatatctatctatctatctatttatttatctattatataatatattaaaaaaatataaaataatgttctagtaaatgaataacatataagtttttatattttatataaaattatgatgTTATCTataataattagtcaataatatAGAAAAAAGTATCTATCTTAGACATATATTTATACTATTATAGAGAATAATATCTATATAATTAATCTAGCattaatcttataattttacatgttaaattatctaaccgtacaaaaaaaataattcatatcaatagtctaaattttaatattacatATCCTATTTGGAGAATAAATTTCATTTTAcgaatatttatttatctatctatcaatttatttataatctatgaaaaaaaatgacaacaataataaacaCTTGAcacattaaataatttttaatattatcacataaatatttaataaaattattattttataattttttatcatcatgttattttttaatcttcttAGATAGTATTTAgccttatttttttaatttctttttactttttatttttacgtaAATTATTCTATACCTTTAATAgtaatgctatttttttttaatagatataAATTTGTTAGTAAAAACGAattcattctctctttttatTCTCACTTATATTCACGTTTAGTCGTTTACTATATAAATCAACATTCACTttacacatttttttttatctccttTTACATTATCTTATGACTTCCACTCTTTCTCTTCTATCATTGCTAATATTTTacacaattatttaaaaaatttagttgatGATTATAGATTTAAAGTTCATTTTAATTTGCTAAACAATTTGTTAAAAcaccaaatataaaataaattgggCAGCAGCATAATTTTAACGCAATAAGagtcaattaattaaaaattctaaaatgatACAAGTTTATAATAACATAATTAACCTATAAAAAAGGTATAATCTGATCTATATAACTAAATTATGCTAAGTTATAGTCAGCCTAACTAtcagataaaccgtaaaatgtGTATAATCCACAATAAGCATCTCAACTTGTCATGACACAAGGGCCACATAAACAGTAAAAATAAAGTGTATAATAGAGTATAGAATATAGACTATAGAGGGACTGTGATCACATGCACTTGTTAGTTGTGATCTTAGCACTTTCCAGAAATGATCATGTCAACATCAACAGTAAGTCATCAAATGTGCAATCTAATTTTCAGCCAATTTCATTTTCTATGTAACTCATATACCAAATAACAATCAGAGGCATGCAAACAAATCCAAACAAGTACTTATAAAACCTATACTCTCTGACTATGAGGAAGTCACAGAGGATCAACAACAAAACATAGCCAGTGACGATGAACTGGGTGGGATCTTCTGTGATGGCAGTGACAGCATCTCATTTTTCTATGATCCAAACAAATATGGCTTAGAACTGCAAGAAAGCGACCTCTACTCAATTCTTTGAACACAATTGTGTACTTATATTCACAATAATGTAAAATATGATGGCACATATCAATTTTGTTCTCTGTTCCATATCTCAATAGCTTTAAATTTTACAACAGATGTTAATGATAGTTgctaaaagaaattaaaaagcattgtaGACAAGAGTACATGAATATGCAatcattagtttttttttttcttctctcatATTTAGGATTTGGATGTTGgttgtaatttagttttcttaggattttttttttgttattattgttaatttatccTATTTATAATCTTATTAATACTTgcctttgaaaagaaaaatgcttctctttactttttacaattgtcCTGTTTTGCATAAGGATAAGCACAAGAGAGAGTATGCAAAGGGAAATGGATTATTGCATGCAAGAACACAATGTAtgagtttttttatttcaaaaatagaaaaagcaaaataaatatgtaacatactatatttatgtttttacaCTTATTAAGTAATATATTGGGAAGAGAAGTGTGTTGTTCAAAGTCATGTAAATCTGATGTGTTTCACACTTTTCACCCACATGTGATGCAAATAAGTCAAACTACTCGATTTGTTTGGTCACATGTAAAACAAATAGTTATATGTTAAATACtttcaaacataaataattcTCTTTTCAAGTACACGAGTGGATAAGTAACTGCTTCTCACTACGGTTACATTTGCAATTGTTTACTCAAGTGCTTATCACTTTCGGTTCCACTAAACAATGCGAGTGTTAGTAATTTTACGCAAGGGCACAGTGGTTTCTTTGACAAGGGAATGATAGGTGTATTTATAAGGATTCTCGGTCTATAAGTAGTTAAGTTTTCTTTCATCTCTCTTTTTATAGGATTTGATGCATTTCTACGTTTGTCacgtgaataaaaaataaaaaacaacggAAAAAAGAATCAAATGTTTTCCATATATCTAATATTAAATCTATAACTTAGTATTCAAGGTAATTCAGGAGTATATACATACAAAAGGAATATATTTTGGACCATAAAATTCTGTTTTTGCAAATTCCATTGATTAGGCAAGGCCATACACTTTCTAGAGCACCACATAACAGTGCCATCAAAAGTGATTAGTGCATATCAAACCACAGGAAAGAAAAAGCAGCAgcaagattaattaattaattaaggaaaga
The genomic region above belongs to Arachis duranensis cultivar V14167 chromosome 3, aradu.V14167.gnm2.J7QH, whole genome shotgun sequence and contains:
- the LOC107481001 gene encoding trans-cinnamate:CoA ligase, peroxisomal, with amino-acid sequence MDTLPKCEANFTALTPLTFLTRAAACYANRPSIIHEGTRFTWSQTYHRCRRLASSLRALNIANKDVVSVLAPNIPAMYEMHFAVPMAGAVLNTINTRLDAKNIAAILKHSEAKVFFVDYELVPKARDALRLLVGQTEPTQYACLPLVIVIDDINSPTGIRLGELEYEQMVRQGDPNFVVDEIHDEWSPISLNYTSGTTSEPKGVVYSHRGAYLSTLSLILGWEMGSEPVYLWTLPMFHCNGWTFTWGVAARGGTNVCLRNTVASDIYTNIVLHNVTHMCCAPIVFNILLEAKPSERLHFKSKVEILTGGAPPPASLLEKVESLGFHVTHAYGLTEATGPALVCEWQKRWNQLPVQQQAELKARQGVSVVTMADVDVKNLETMESVPRDGKRMGEIMLRGSGIMMGYFKDAKATSKAFENGWFRTGDVGVIHPDGYLEIKDRSKDVIISGGENISSVEVEKVLYGHPRVLEAAVVAMPHPRWGESPCAFVSLKKNPSGKKDHVTQAEVIAYCRKNLPHFMVPKVVKFLDELPKTATGKFQKVQLRAMAKQFVVPPENEQQQNKPKKSTSQVNNNNNNNNNIEQVLAVSRL
- the LOC107480915 gene encoding uncharacterized protein LOC107480915, giving the protein MGFNLWVFGLVLKGCVMNLPMANENHMLGAVTCGTKETDFRAKALANLQFSWILFIILIFAQIVCLKLARRYIIADRLEYERLHNKGTDSSMASEGFKRPK